ATGCAGGTTCTCCGCCATCTCCAACCCAATAAATCCGGCCCCCACGATCAGTGCCCGTTTCACGTCATGCTCCTCGATATACTCCTTCACCCGATCCGTATCATTCACGTTACGTAAGGTAAAAATTCCTTCCGTGTCAATCCCCTCTAACGGTGGACGCACCGGAGCCGCTCCCGGAGACAAAATCAATTTATCATACGTCTCTTCATAAAGTCCTCCCGAATCCAAATTATGTACCGTAATTGTTTTCTTTTCCGGGTTTACACGCTCCACCTCCGAACGCACCCGAGCCTCAATATTAAATCGTGCGGCAAAACTTTCCGGTGTTTGCACGAAAAGTTTCTCCCGCTCGTAAATCACCTCTCCGATATAATAAGGTAAACCGCAATTGGCATAAGAGATATAATCACCTCTCTCGAACATAATAATTTCAGCACTCTCATCAAGCCTACGCAAACGGGCTGCCGTCGAGGCACCACCCGCCACACCACCAACAATCAAATATTTCATACACGCTTAGATTTTAGGGTTATATATACTTTTCAATTATTTCCTGTAACTGTGATGCTTGAACCACCCCGCTATTATTCCACAACACCTTTCCTTGTTTAAACAACATCAACGTGGGTACCGACTGGATATGATACAAATACACCGGTTGCCGGTTAGCTGGCACATCCACGTCTATCTTCAAGATGATTACCTTATCCCCCAGCCTCTTTTTCACATCCTCCAAAATCGGATGCATCATCTTACACGGCCCGCACCACGTGGCAAAAAAGTCCACCAATACTGGCTTTTCTCCATTAATCAACTCATTGAATTTATCCATAATATCACGTTTTAATTTATATTACTTATAACGTCCGTTCCCCCGTAAAGTTCACGGACTTACTTCGTGCATTTCATCATGCACCGCATGGCCTCCGTGACATGATCACTCGCCATACTATAAAAAGCATTACGCCCCTCCCGCCGAATCAGTAGAATTCCCTTCGCCTGCATATCTGTCAGGTGATGCGAAATCAACGCCTGACTACATCCCATCCTGTCACATATATCCGACACGCTCATCTCACCGTTTTTCGAGAGTAAGCATATAATTTTCAACCGATTCGGGTGTGCCACTGCTTTCAACACGTACGCCAACTTTTCCAATTCTTCCTGTGTAAAACATTCTGTTTCCATATTCTCCTTTTTTGAATACACAAATATATAAATATACATTTGAATATACAACACTATAAAGAATCTTTAACACGCCTCATTTGCCTTAAATATCTCTCCATCTTCAAAATTTCTACAATATTCCCACCTAATTTTGTCATAAAAAACAATATATAATAAAGTTATCTCGCTAAAATCCGTAATTTTGTAACCAACAAATGATCATTGACTTATGTGGAAATATTACGCATTATTATCGGCCCTTTTTGCTGCATTAACAGCAATATTCGCAAAGATCGGGGTAAAAGACATAAATTCAGATCTGGCAACAGCCATCCGTACCTCCGTCATCCTAGTGATAACTTGGGGTATAGTGTTGTTCGGCACACACATGGGAGAGATAAAAGACATCAGCCGTCACGCTTGGGTATTCCTAATTCTTTCCGGGATAGCTACCGGGCTTTCATGGCTCTTTTATTTCAAAGCATTGCAAAGCGGGGAAGTATCACGTGTTGCCCCGATAGATAAATTAAGCGTAGTCATCACCATTTTCCTCTCTTTTATCCTATTAAAAGAACCGGTTAGTTTAAAGGTCATCATCGGTGCTTTACTCATCACGGGTGGAAGTGTTCTAATGCTTATCAAATGAAACTACTAATCATTGAAGACGAACGGGATTTGTCAAACAGCATCGTGACCTATCTCAGTTCAGAAAATTATCTATGCGAACAAGCATTCACGTATAATGAGGCAAAAGACAAAATCAATTTATACGACTACGACTGCATACTTCTGGACTTGATGCTACCGGGTGGAAACGGGCTTGATGTCCTTCGGGAAATAAGACATAAAAACAACCCGGTTGGGGTAATCATCATATCTGCCAAAGACTCTTTGGACGACAAAATAAACGGTTTGGAAATCGGGGCAGATGATTATCTCGCCAAACCATTCCACTTATCGGAATTAAGTATGCGTATTTACGCCATCATACGCCGGAAAGAATTTTCCAGCAACAACCTCTTACAAAGCAATAACATCACGATCAACCTGCTGAGCAAGTCCGTGTCGGTAAACGACCAACTCATCATACTGACACGCACGGAATATGAACTATTACTTTTCTTTATCAGTAATAAAAACAAAGTCATTTCCAAAAGCGCCATTGCCGAACACTTGAGCGGTGACATGGCTGATATGTTGGATAGTCACGATTTTGTTTACACGCACATCAAAAACCTAAAAGCCAAACTGGCCGAAAAAGGTTGCAAAGAATCGATTAAAAACGTTTATGGAACCGGATACAAATGGTTAGAATGAAAAGCCTCCTCAACAAAACATTGACACAGTTCATCGTGTGTACCATCATCATTTTATTGCTGGCGACACCCCTGTTTTATCTCTTGACCAAGCACTATTACGCGGAAGACATGATTGATATTATAGAGGCCACGCAACAAAATCAACCCATTCCGGAACTCGA
The window above is part of the Butyricimonas paravirosa genome. Proteins encoded here:
- the trxA gene encoding thioredoxin, which codes for MDKFNELINGEKPVLVDFFATWCGPCKMMHPILEDVKKRLGDKVIILKIDVDVPANRQPVYLYHIQSVPTLMLFKQGKVLWNNSGVVQASQLQEIIEKYI
- a CDS encoding ArsR/SmtB family transcription factor, giving the protein METECFTQEELEKLAYVLKAVAHPNRLKIICLLSKNGEMSVSDICDRMGCSQALISHHLTDMQAKGILLIRREGRNAFYSMASDHVTEAMRCMMKCTK
- a CDS encoding EamA family transporter, translated to MWKYYALLSALFAALTAIFAKIGVKDINSDLATAIRTSVILVITWGIVLFGTHMGEIKDISRHAWVFLILSGIATGLSWLFYFKALQSGEVSRVAPIDKLSVVITIFLSFILLKEPVSLKVIIGALLITGGSVLMLIK
- a CDS encoding response regulator transcription factor; amino-acid sequence: MKLLIIEDERDLSNSIVTYLSSENYLCEQAFTYNEAKDKINLYDYDCILLDLMLPGGNGLDVLREIRHKNNPVGVIIISAKDSLDDKINGLEIGADDYLAKPFHLSELSMRIYAIIRRKEFSSNNLLQSNNITINLLSKSVSVNDQLIILTRTEYELLLFFISNKNKVISKSAIAEHLSGDMADMLDSHDFVYTHIKNLKAKLAEKGCKESIKNVYGTGYKWLE